A single genomic interval of Corvus cornix cornix isolate S_Up_H32 chromosome 1, ASM73873v5, whole genome shotgun sequence harbors:
- the CHAMP1 gene encoding LOW QUALITY PROTEIN: chromosome alignment-maintaining phosphoprotein 1 (The sequence of the model RefSeq protein was modified relative to this genomic sequence to represent the inferred CDS: inserted 2 bases in 1 codon; deleted 2 bases in 2 codons), whose translation MDMLQILRKTTERLECDYCSFRGTDYENIQIHMGTVHPEYCDEMDAAGLGKLIFYQKSAKLFHCHKCFFTSKMYCNVYYHIKAQHAAPEKWNEERKEQQVEGDSDSSKKSVTLEPQKPTLSPESRKPDLSPELPKSEPVVSPKLQKSSVSPEPQKSAQVTSSEPEKSVQTVSPDPEKSAQAMSPDPEKLASAVSPDPQKPSPAVSPDPQKPSPAVSPDPQKPSPAVSPDPQKPAPAVSPEPRRHSPATSPEPRRHSXPAVSPEPRRHSPAVSPEPRRYSPAVSPEPKKPAPAVSPEPRRYAPAGSPEPRRHPSQMRRPASASSPETRRPASAVSPESWRPAPTVSPEPWRSSPHEVQKSSAVSPWASKPAMSVSVESRRSAPESRRPGSVVLPEPRRLVSDSCKSTSFSESQKSALVSSEPWKPISSVYPEGWKPVLSPDTWKHSPPVSPELRKSSHTVSSDSWKPSFFPEVRKPGVSVSPESWKLSESRKSMYFSETQKSTSAASSEIQKRAHFPEPRKRVLFPETRKSNPTASTDVQKRAVFSEPQNQTSTSAVSTEGQKQALCSEAQKSALVSSEVQKHALFSEAQKLTSISSEVQESAAFLESQKSTSPEVQKHGLFTESQKPTPVSPETLKQAVFTDCQKSAVSPDVQKHAVFSEMQKPAATLSSDVQRHAETTLPSEIQKNILFSEPHKSASGFFSEPQTPSESGESDFLSHNLDDQKPLDDLFSQDEQSILAKESPEHMLYSCPKKKPKKDNQENSDSELNSSECGKTEVDSMEIKEQESNSDQEQYDMESSDYSKESKMDATTPTQPQCVLQFTEEKEAFISEEEIAKYMKRGKGKYYCKICCCRAMKKGAVLHHLVNKHNVQSPYKCKICGKAFLLESLLKNHVAAHGQSLLKCPRCNFESNFPRGFKKHLTHCQSRHSDDTPKKHLDSLEPLEEQI comes from the exons ATGGACATGTTGCAGATACTACGTAAAACCACAGAGCGCTTGGAGTGTGACTACTGCAGCTTCAGAGGAACTGACTATGAAAACATACAAATTCATATGGGTACTGTTCACCCAGAGTATTGTGATGAAATGGATGCTGCTGGTTTGGGTAAACTTATATTTTATCAAAAAAGTGCAAAACTGTTTCACTGCCATAAATGTTTCTTTACCAGCAAGATGTATTGCAACGTTTATTACCACATCAAAGCACAGCATGCAGCACCTGAGAAGTGGAATGAAGAGCGGAAAGAGCAACAGGTTGAAGGAGATTCAGATTCATCCAAAAAAAGTGTCACATTGGAGCCACAGAAACCTACCCTTTCCCCTGAGTCACGCAAACCTGACCTTTCTCCTGAACTCCCCAAATCTGAACCTGTTGTTTCCCCCAAGCTTCAGAAATCTTCTGTGTCTCCAGAGCCCCAGAAGTCTGCTCAGGTGACTTCCTCAGAGCCAGAGAAGTCAGTCCAGACTGTGTCCCCAGATCCAGAAAAGTCAGCCCAGGCCATGTCTCCCGATCCAGAGAAGTTAGCCTCAGCTGTGTCCCCTGACCCACAGAAGCCATCTCCTGCCGTGTCCCCTGACCCACAGAAGCCATCTCCTGCCGTGTCCCCTGACCCACAGAAGCCGTCTCCTGCTGTG TCCCCTGACCCACAGAAGCCAGCCCCAGCCGTGTCTCCAGAGCCCCGGCGGCACTCCCCAGCAACGTCTCCAGAGCCCCGGCGGCATTC CCCTGCCGTATCACCAGAGCCCCGGCGCCATTCTCCCGCTGTGTCTCCAGAGCCCCGCAGATACTCCCCAGCTGTGTCACCAGAGCCAAAG AAACCTGCTCCGGCAGTATCCCCCGAACCACGGAGGTATGCCCCAGCTGGGTCTCCTGAGCCACGAAGGCATCCCTCTCAAATGCGCAGGCCCGCTTCCGCTTCTTCTCCTGAAACCCGGCGGCCTGCTTCTGCAGTTTCGCCAGAGTCGTGGAGACCTGCTCCAACTGTTTCCCCTGAGCCCTGGAGGTCTTCACCTCACGAGGTGCAGAAGTCTTCTGCAGTTTCTCCCTGGGCTTCAAAGCCTGCCATGTCGGTGTCTGTAGAATCCCGGAGGTCTGCCCCTGAGTCCCGAAGGCCTGGTTCAGTTGTGTTGCCAGAACCTAGGAGGCTTGTTTCTGATTCGTGTAAGTCTACGTCCTTTTCTGAATCCCAGAAGTCTGCTCTTGTTTCTTCTGAGCCCTGGAAACCTATCTCATCTGTTTACCCTGAAGGCTGGAAACCTGTTCTGTCCCCTGACACATGGAAACATTCTCCCCCTGTTTCTCCTGAGCTTCGAAAGTCTAGTCACACTGTTTCCTCTGACTCTTGGaagccttctttctttcctgaggTCCGTAAGCCTGGTGTTTCAGTATCTCCTGAATCTTGGAAACTCTCTGAGTCACGGAAATctatgtatttttctgaaactcAGAAATCCACCTCTGCTGCTTCATCTGAGATTCAGAAACGGGCTCATTTCCCAGAACCTCGGAAAAGAGTGTTGTTCCCAGAGACTCGTAAATCTAATCCTACTGCTTCTACTGATGTCCAGAAACGTGCTGTCTTTTCTGAGCCCCAGAATCAGACGTCTACTTCTGCTGTTTCTACTGAAGGTCAAAAACAAGCCCTGTGTTCTGAAGCCCAGAAATCCGCTCTCGTTTCTTCTGAAGTCCAGAAGCATGCCCTATTTTCTGAAGCCCAAAAACTCACTTCCATTTCCTCTGAAGTTCAGGAGTCTGCTGCCTTTCTAGAGTCTCAGAAATCCACATCTCCTGAAGTTCAGAAACATGGCCTCTTTACTGAGTCTCAGAAACCTACTCCTGTTTCTCCTGAGACACTCAAGCAAGCTGTTTTCACAGACTGCCAGAAATCTGCTGTTTCCCCTGATGTTCAAAAGCATGCTGTATTTTCTGAGATGCAGAAGCCTGCTGCTACTCTATCCTCTGATGTCCAGAGACATGCTGAAACTACTTTACCTTCTGAAATCCAGAAGAACATCCTGTTTTCCGAGCCTCACAAGTCTGCATCGGGCTTTTTCTCCGAGCCCCAAACACCCAGTGAGTCTGGTGAGAGTGACTTTCTCTCTCACAATTTAGATGATCAGAAACCACTGGATGATTTATTCTCACAGGATGAACAATCAATATTAGCCAAAGAATCACCTGAACACATGTTATATTCATGCCCAAAAAAGAAGCCCAAGAAGGATAACCAGGAGAACTCAGATTCTGAACTAAATAGCAGTGAGTGTGGAAAAACAGAGGTGGACTCAATGGAGATAAAGGAGCAAGAATCCAACAGTGACCAAGAGCAGTATGATATGGAGTCATCTGATTACAGCAAAGAGAGCAAAATGGATGCAACTACTCCCACGCAGCCACAGTGTGTGCTTCAGTTTACTGAAGAGAAAGAGGCTTTCATCTCTGAGgaagaaatagcaaaatacaTGAAGCGTGGCAAGGGAAAGTATTACTGCAAAATTTGTTGCTGTCGTGCAATGAAGAAAGGTGCTGTCTTGCACCATTTAGTTAACAAGCATAATGTTCAAAGCCCAtacaaatgtaaaatatgtgGCAAAGCTTTTCTCTTGGAGTCTCTTCTTAAAAATCATGTTGCTGCTCATGGTCAAAGTTTGTTGAAGTGTCCCCGTTGTAATTTTGAATCAAATTTTCCCCGAGGCTTTAAGAAACATTTAACCCATTGCCAAAGCCGTCATAGTGATGATACACCTAAAAAACACTTAGACAGCCTTGAACCACTTGAAGAAcaaatttaa